From one Streptomyces sp. NBC_01478 genomic stretch:
- the nhaA gene encoding Na+/H+ antiporter NhaA: MSFETTDYTGQTTCGDEARTPLRDFLRTETGSAAVLVAAALVALVWANVTPSAYESFWETHLSVRLGSHGVSLDLREWVNSGLMTLFFLVVGLEARREFDMGELRERRRLALPMVAGASGMLVPIAIYLAINSGHGTANGWGAVMSTDTAFALGMLAVVGRHMPPGLRVFLLTITVVDDFLALVVIAVFYSDHIAVPALLVAVGTFAVVMVLRRFRVRRGPLYALLGLVAWVALLKSGVDPVVIGLAMGLITYAYPAGRDDLERATGLFRLFREQPTPELERDVRAGIAASISPNDRLQRIYHPWASYVVVPLFALANAGLQISGEQLTRAFTSPVALGILIGYVVGKPLGIVSSTALTSVLSRGRIRPPVGWGAVTAGGTLAGVGFTVSLLIATLAFDGTTLEDAKTGILTAVICSFLVGRLVTGAIGLLPPQVRPRVLFGRAETVVDLAVPVDPDRDHLRGPRHAPVTVVEYGDYECPFCGQAEPVVRELLGSFGDEVRYVWRHLPLTDVHPHAQLAAEASEAAALQGGYWEMHDLLLSHQGALRLKDLRGYAEQIGLDTARFERDMRAHAGAGHVAEDVESADLSGVAGTPTFFVNGRRHHGAYDIEGLSQAVRAARLRAAVAV; this comes from the coding sequence ATGTCCTTCGAAACGACCGACTACACGGGGCAGACCACGTGCGGCGACGAAGCCCGCACTCCGCTGCGTGACTTCCTGCGGACCGAGACCGGCAGCGCCGCCGTCCTGGTGGCGGCGGCGCTCGTCGCGCTCGTCTGGGCCAACGTCACGCCGTCGGCGTACGAGTCGTTCTGGGAGACCCACCTCTCCGTCCGGCTCGGCTCGCACGGGGTCTCTCTCGACCTGCGCGAGTGGGTCAACAGCGGGCTGATGACGCTGTTCTTCCTCGTCGTCGGCCTGGAGGCGCGCCGCGAGTTCGACATGGGCGAGCTGCGCGAACGCCGGCGGCTGGCGCTGCCGATGGTCGCGGGCGCCAGTGGCATGCTCGTGCCGATCGCCATCTACCTGGCGATCAACAGCGGGCACGGGACGGCGAACGGCTGGGGCGCGGTGATGTCCACCGACACGGCGTTCGCGCTGGGCATGCTCGCCGTGGTGGGCCGCCATATGCCGCCCGGGCTGCGGGTGTTCCTCCTCACGATCACCGTCGTCGACGACTTCCTGGCGCTCGTGGTGATCGCCGTCTTCTACAGCGACCACATCGCCGTACCGGCACTCCTGGTCGCGGTGGGCACGTTCGCCGTCGTCATGGTGCTGCGCCGGTTCCGGGTGCGCCGCGGGCCGCTGTACGCGCTGCTCGGGCTCGTCGCCTGGGTCGCCCTGCTGAAGTCGGGCGTGGACCCGGTCGTCATCGGACTCGCCATGGGGCTGATCACGTACGCCTATCCGGCGGGGCGCGACGACCTGGAGCGCGCCACCGGCCTGTTCCGGCTCTTCCGCGAGCAGCCCACACCCGAGCTGGAACGCGACGTACGCGCCGGCATCGCGGCGTCGATCTCCCCGAACGACCGGCTGCAGCGCATCTACCACCCGTGGGCGAGCTATGTCGTGGTGCCGCTGTTCGCGCTGGCCAACGCCGGACTCCAGATCAGCGGGGAGCAACTGACCAGGGCCTTCACCTCGCCCGTCGCGCTGGGCATCCTCATCGGGTACGTCGTCGGCAAGCCGCTCGGCATCGTCTCCTCGACGGCGCTGACCAGCGTCCTGTCCCGGGGCCGGATCCGGCCGCCGGTCGGCTGGGGAGCGGTGACCGCGGGCGGCACCCTGGCGGGCGTCGGCTTCACGGTCTCCCTGCTGATCGCGACCCTCGCCTTCGACGGGACCACCCTGGAGGACGCGAAGACGGGCATCCTCACCGCCGTCATCTGCTCGTTCCTGGTCGGCCGGCTGGTCACCGGGGCGATCGGACTGCTGCCGCCGCAGGTGCGGCCGAGGGTGCTCTTCGGCAGGGCGGAGACCGTCGTCGACCTGGCGGTGCCCGTCGACCCCGACCGCGACCACCTGCGCGGACCCCGGCACGCCCCGGTGACCGTCGTGGAGTACGGCGACTACGAATGCCCCTTCTGCGGGCAGGCCGAGCCGGTAGTCCGCGAGCTGCTCGGCTCCTTCGGGGACGAGGTGCGGTACGTGTGGCGGCACCTCCCGCTCACCGACGTCCACCCGCACGCCCAGCTCGCCGCCGAGGCCTCGGAGGCCGCCGCGCTGCAGGGCGGCTACTGGGAGATGCACGACCTGCTCCTGAGCCACCAGGGCGCCCTACGCCTCAAGGACCTCCGGGGCTATGCCGAACAGATCGGCCTGGACACCGCCCGCTTCGAACGCGACATGCGGGCCCACGCCGGGGCGGGCCATGTCGCCGAGGACGTCGAGTCGGCCGACCTCAGCGGCGTCGCGGGCACCCCGACCTTCTTCGTGAACGGCCGCCGGCACCACGGCGCCTACGACATCGAGGGCCTCTCCCAGGCCGTACGGGCCGCCCGTCTGCGGGCCGCGGTGGCGGTCTAG
- the pgm gene encoding phosphoglucomutase (alpha-D-glucose-1,6-bisphosphate-dependent), translating to MPHERAGEQARAEDLVDVARLVTAYYALHPDPAEPGQRVAFGTSGHRGSSLNTAFNEDHIAATSQAICEYRAGQGTDGPLFLGADTHALSEPATVTALEVFAANEVTVLIDSADGYTPTPAVSLAILTHNRNRTSGLADGVVVTPSHNPPADGGFKYNPPNGGPAGSEITSWIQDRANEIIASGLKDVRRIPYTRALAAPGTGRYDFLGTYVADLPNVLDLDAIRSAGVRIGADPLGGASVAYWGRIAEEHRLDLTVVNPLTDPTWRFMTLDWDGKIRMDCSSPYAMASLIAQRDRFDIATGNDADSDRHGIVTPDAGLMNPNHYLAVAISYLYAHRGQWPADAGVGKTLVSSSMIDRVAADLGRRLVEVPVGFKWFVDGLVDGSLGFGGEESAGASFLRRDGSVWTTDKDGIILALLASEITAVTGKTPSQHYAALTDRFGAPAYARIDAPASREEKALLAKLSPAQVTADTLAGEPVTGVLTEAPGNGAALGGIKVTTANAWFAARPSGTEDVYKIYAESFLGPDHLGQVQEEAKAVVGAALGG from the coding sequence ATGCCACACGAGCGAGCGGGCGAACAGGCCCGCGCCGAGGATCTCGTAGACGTGGCCCGGCTGGTCACCGCCTACTACGCGCTGCACCCGGACCCCGCCGAGCCGGGGCAGCGCGTCGCGTTCGGCACCTCCGGGCACCGCGGGTCGTCCCTGAACACGGCGTTCAACGAGGACCACATCGCCGCCACCAGCCAGGCCATCTGCGAGTACCGGGCGGGCCAGGGCACCGACGGGCCGCTCTTCCTCGGGGCGGACACCCACGCGCTGTCGGAGCCCGCGACGGTCACCGCGCTGGAGGTGTTCGCCGCCAACGAGGTCACGGTCCTCATCGACAGCGCGGACGGCTACACGCCCACCCCGGCGGTGTCCCTCGCCATCCTCACGCACAACCGGAACCGGACCTCGGGCCTCGCCGACGGCGTCGTGGTCACCCCGTCCCACAACCCGCCCGCCGACGGCGGCTTCAAGTACAACCCGCCGAACGGCGGCCCGGCCGGCTCCGAGATCACCTCCTGGATCCAGGACCGCGCCAACGAGATCATCGCGAGCGGCCTGAAGGACGTACGCCGCATCCCCTACACGCGGGCGCTCGCCGCCCCCGGCACGGGCCGCTACGACTTCCTCGGCACGTACGTCGCCGACCTGCCGAACGTGCTCGACCTGGACGCGATCCGTTCGGCCGGTGTGCGCATCGGCGCCGACCCGCTGGGCGGGGCGTCCGTCGCCTACTGGGGCCGGATCGCCGAGGAGCACCGGCTCGACCTGACCGTGGTCAATCCGCTCACGGACCCGACCTGGCGGTTCATGACGCTGGACTGGGACGGCAAGATCCGCATGGACTGCTCGTCGCCGTACGCGATGGCCTCGCTGATCGCACAGCGCGACCGGTTCGACATCGCCACCGGCAACGACGCCGACTCCGACCGGCACGGCATCGTCACCCCGGACGCGGGCCTGATGAACCCCAACCACTATCTGGCCGTGGCGATCTCCTACCTCTACGCCCACCGTGGGCAGTGGCCCGCCGACGCGGGCGTCGGCAAGACACTGGTGTCCTCCTCGATGATCGACCGGGTCGCCGCCGATCTCGGGCGCCGGCTCGTCGAGGTGCCCGTCGGCTTCAAGTGGTTCGTGGACGGACTGGTCGACGGCTCGCTCGGCTTCGGCGGCGAGGAGTCGGCCGGCGCGTCCTTCCTGCGCCGGGACGGCTCCGTGTGGACCACCGACAAGGACGGCATCATCCTGGCGCTGCTCGCCAGCGAGATCACGGCGGTCACCGGGAAGACGCCGTCGCAGCACTACGCGGCGCTCACGGACCGGTTCGGCGCGCCCGCCTACGCCCGGATCGACGCCCCGGCCTCACGCGAGGAGAAGGCGCTCCTCGCGAAGCTCTCGCCCGCGCAGGTCACCGCCGACACCCTCGCCGGTGAGCCCGTCACCGGCGTCCTCACCGAGGCACCGGGCAACGGCGCGGCCCTCGGCGGCATCAAGGTGACGACCGCCAACGCCTGGTTCGCGGCGCGGCCCTCCGGCACCGAGGATGTCTACAAGATCTACGCCGAGTCCTTCCTCGGCCCGGACCACCTCGGCCAGGTGCAGGAGGAGGCGAAGGCCGTGGTCGGGGCGGCGCTGGGCGGCTGA